The proteins below are encoded in one region of Triticum aestivum cultivar Chinese Spring chromosome 1B, IWGSC CS RefSeq v2.1, whole genome shotgun sequence:
- the LOC123081018 gene encoding uncharacterized protein — protein MDFPQKKLGSMDGGKTPPLLLAVAAQLAKKAIAASPFPDAQRLASAWAFITAWFFPVSIAFDLLLCSQLLWCHFLEREWDPPIDGALWIGLWCCPALHVKHFVLG, from the exons ATGGACTTCCCGCAGAAGAAGCTTGGCTCCATGGACGGTGGCAAGACGCCTCCTCTGCTGCTTGCGGTTGCGGCCCAGCTGGCCAAGAAGGCGATAGCCGCTTCTCCGTTCCCGGATGCACAGCGGCTGGCCAGCGCTTGGGCGTTCATCACCGCCTGGTTCTTCCCCGTCTCCATCGCCTTCGACCTTCTACTCTGCAGCCAG CTGCTGTGGTGCCATTTTCTGGAGCGCGAGTGGGACCCGCCCATAGACGGCGCCCTCTGGATCGGGCTGTGGTGCTGTCCCGCACTCCATGTCAAGCATT TTGTGTTAGGATAG